A part of Paenibacillus sp. IHBB 10380 genomic DNA contains:
- a CDS encoding TetR/AcrR family transcriptional regulator, with product MSEKPADKKNHILKAALQLFSNKGISSTSMQEIAEVCGMSKGSLYLHFKSKEELEESIYLYCIHSIRDSVMQVELDTHLSPKEQLHQQFEALLSHVIELREFIKHQFMDGTKPRKNNMSECIREDHFKTLDWFKTKLETIYGPELEPYTMDLVVLVGGMLSSYIKILFIPELPLNIRRMSNHLIFLLDNVVIGMLTKHYEPLIPSDVWSHWFVTGSKKSSLLRHPLLVTKEMKSVLKERSLDDHVLKDALESILILESELVHTHPRRAILLGMLANLEHIPDVQDMKEELREIIKLYLITQPDRSI from the coding sequence TTGTCTGAAAAACCAGCGGACAAGAAGAATCATATTCTGAAAGCCGCTTTGCAGCTATTCTCTAATAAAGGAATCTCTTCAACCTCTATGCAAGAAATTGCCGAGGTATGTGGAATGTCTAAGGGGAGTCTTTATCTACATTTTAAATCTAAAGAGGAATTAGAAGAAAGCATTTATTTATACTGTATTCATTCGATTCGTGACAGTGTGATGCAAGTAGAGTTGGATACACATCTCTCTCCCAAAGAACAGCTCCATCAACAATTTGAAGCTCTTCTCAGCCATGTAATTGAGCTACGAGAATTTATAAAGCATCAATTCATGGATGGAACGAAACCAAGAAAAAACAATATGTCTGAATGTATCCGCGAGGATCATTTCAAGACGCTCGATTGGTTCAAGACTAAACTTGAAACGATTTATGGTCCTGAACTGGAACCTTATACAATGGATTTAGTCGTGTTGGTTGGGGGTATGCTAAGTTCTTACATTAAAATTCTGTTTATTCCCGAACTGCCACTGAATATTCGTAGAATGTCTAATCACCTCATCTTCTTACTAGATAATGTAGTGATTGGTATGCTAACTAAGCATTATGAACCACTCATTCCATCAGACGTATGGTCACACTGGTTCGTAACGGGTAGTAAAAAATCTAGTCTTCTACGCCATCCCTTACTTGTAACCAAAGAAATGAAGTCCGTCTTAAAAGAAAGGTCGCTTGATGACCATGTGCTTAAGGATGCTCTTGAATCTATTCTTATTCTCGAAAGCGAGCTTGTACACACTCACCCCCGGCGAGCTATTCTCCTGGGTATGCTAGCTAATCTAGAGCATATCCCTGATGTTCAGGATATGAAGGAAGAGTTACGAGAGATCATCAAGTTATATTTAATTACACAGCCTGACCGTTCAATTTAA
- a CDS encoding DMT family transporter: MNRHWLYVFIGGIVEVFWVSGLKHADTILEWILTVITIALSFGLIIAASKRLPIGTVYAVFTGLGTGGTVLAEMLLFGEPFRLSKVLLIALLLVGVIGLKMVTDNNEQQQEVTG; the protein is encoded by the coding sequence ATGAATCGCCATTGGCTTTATGTATTTATAGGAGGAATTGTAGAGGTATTCTGGGTATCAGGACTGAAGCATGCTGACACGATCTTAGAATGGATCTTGACTGTCATTACGATCGCTCTCAGCTTCGGCCTCATCATAGCCGCCTCGAAACGTCTTCCCATTGGGACCGTCTATGCTGTATTTACCGGTCTAGGCACCGGGGGAACTGTCCTCGCAGAGATGCTCTTATTCGGTGAGCCCTTCCGCTTATCCAAAGTATTGCTCATAGCCTTGCTATTAGTAGGCGTCATTGGTCTGAAGATGGTAACAGATAACAATGAGCAACAACAGGAGGTGACCGGCTGA
- a CDS encoding DMT family transporter, whose product MAWLAIVGAGICEIFGVIGTKGVADHKGWKSYLLMALSFICSFTLLSYAMTSLSMGTAYAVWTGIGTVGSAIVGMLMFGEKREWKRMVFISLILVSAIGLKLIS is encoded by the coding sequence ATGGCTTGGTTAGCGATTGTTGGAGCAGGTATATGTGAAATCTTCGGCGTAATCGGAACGAAGGGTGTAGCTGATCATAAGGGATGGAAGTCTTACCTACTGATGGCACTCTCATTTATCTGTAGCTTTACTCTACTCTCCTACGCAATGACAAGTCTATCGATGGGAACAGCCTATGCTGTTTGGACAGGGATCGGAACTGTTGGAAGTGCCATAGTTGGGATGCTGATGTTTGGCGAGAAGAGAGAATGGAAGCGCATGGTATTCATCTCCCTCATCCTTGTTTCCGCTATTGGACTTAAATTGATTTCTTAA
- the cls gene encoding cardiolipin synthase, with translation MRRGLQVVLIAAILFAFYYFGFGFFGHTAGTIVSIFSTLTVISLSFIIFMENRNPSTTLAWILLLALIPVVGLIFYFLFGQNYFKRRKFDKKAQRDIEAYERIENEELRIHQDLSQFTPSQQQLLKLSQRLARTPISFWTETTILTNGEQTFSTLLTELEKAKHHIHMEYYIFRADDIGTRIQQILIHKAKSGVKVRFMYDAVGSLQLSKTFLRELADAGVQLVAFGSAKTIFFTSRVNYRNHRKIVVIDGNVGFIGGLNVGDEYLSRSKTYGFWRDTHMFVKGEAVRALQIIFLQDWLHMTGEKYLDQEYLSPALGSAGDGAVQMIASGPDNERRVLRNIFFSMITSAKSSIWLATPYFIPNEDILTALRVAALSGLDVRILFPAKPDKWLPFFASHSYFPSLIEAGVRIYEYEKGFLHSKLLIVDGEMATIGTTNMDMRSLNLNFEVNALLIHTQSVQQMVSDFERDLKSAKLINEEELQKKKVWERFLESAARLMSPLL, from the coding sequence ATGAGAAGAGGATTGCAGGTTGTATTGATTGCCGCAATTTTATTTGCATTTTATTATTTTGGGTTCGGGTTTTTTGGGCATACAGCGGGGACCATTGTCAGTATATTTTCAACACTTACGGTCATTTCGTTGAGTTTTATTATTTTTATGGAGAACCGTAATCCATCCACAACGTTGGCATGGATTTTGTTATTGGCCTTGATTCCGGTAGTGGGATTAATTTTTTATTTTCTATTCGGACAGAACTATTTCAAACGGCGCAAGTTTGATAAAAAGGCACAGCGTGATATAGAAGCTTATGAAAGAATAGAGAATGAGGAGCTACGGATTCATCAAGATCTGTCGCAGTTCACACCCAGCCAGCAGCAGTTATTGAAATTATCGCAGCGGTTGGCACGAACGCCGATTTCGTTCTGGACGGAGACGACCATACTTACGAATGGAGAGCAGACCTTCTCCACATTGCTGACAGAGCTTGAGAAAGCCAAGCATCATATTCATATGGAATATTACATTTTCCGTGCAGATGATATTGGAACACGAATTCAACAAATCCTTATTCATAAGGCGAAGTCGGGTGTTAAAGTAAGGTTTATGTATGACGCAGTGGGTAGCCTTCAATTATCTAAAACTTTTCTAAGAGAGTTGGCAGATGCGGGCGTGCAGCTTGTTGCGTTTGGCAGTGCGAAGACGATCTTCTTCACAAGTCGGGTAAATTACCGCAACCATCGTAAGATTGTTGTTATTGATGGGAATGTGGGTTTTATCGGTGGACTGAATGTTGGGGATGAATATTTAAGTCGTAGTAAAACTTATGGATTCTGGCGCGATACGCATATGTTTGTTAAAGGTGAAGCTGTGAGAGCATTGCAGATCATCTTCTTACAAGATTGGCTACATATGACGGGTGAGAAATACTTAGATCAAGAATATTTATCGCCGGCACTGGGTAGTGCTGGAGATGGTGCGGTTCAGATGATCGCAAGTGGACCTGATAATGAGAGACGAGTACTCCGTAATATCTTCTTTTCCATGATTACTTCAGCAAAATCAAGTATTTGGTTAGCCACACCCTACTTCATTCCTAATGAAGATATTCTAACGGCGTTACGTGTAGCTGCATTGTCAGGGCTAGATGTAAGGATTCTGTTCCCTGCGAAGCCGGACAAGTGGCTTCCCTTCTTTGCTTCCCATTCTTATTTTCCTTCCTTAATCGAGGCAGGTGTGAGGATATATGAATATGAAAAAGGGTTTCTTCACTCCAAATTACTGATCGTGGATGGGGAAATGGCAACCATCGGAACCACGAACATGGACATGCGTAGCTTGAACCTTAACTTTGAAGTCAACGCACTGTTAATCCATACACAAAGCGTTCAACAGATGGTGTCGGACTTTGAACGGGATTTGAAATCAGCGAAGCTAATTAATGAAGAAGAGCTCCAGAAAAAGAAAGTATGGGAACGTTTCTTAGAGTCTGCAGCACGCTTAATGTCACCTTTACTTTAG
- the fni gene encoding type 2 isopentenyl-diphosphate Delta-isomerase: protein MPEVPTGERKIEHVRLCLEEEVGGAGITAGFEKYRFRHCALPEINFDDIHMETSFLDRSLRTPLLISSMTGGSKATGAINARLAEAAERRGWALGVGSVRAAVEREELAATFYVRDKAPSVPVIANLGAVQLNYGFGPADCMRAVDIAGADMLVLHLNGLQEVFQPEGNTNFASLLSRIEEVCRELTIPVGVKEVGWGIDGETAARLYDVGIAFVDVAGAGGTSWSQVEKFRSRDAVRRVAAEAFAGWGIPTAECIVEVRESSPHGGLIGSGGLHNGVDAAKALALGADLAGFGRGLLGPAVQSEDALDERLAIVEQELRTAMFGIGAVNIEALRNTRRLVRVS from the coding sequence ATGCCTGAAGTACCTACAGGTGAACGTAAAATAGAGCATGTCCGCCTTTGTCTAGAAGAAGAGGTTGGTGGAGCAGGGATAACGGCTGGATTTGAAAAATATCGTTTCCGTCACTGTGCATTACCGGAAATTAACTTTGATGATATTCATATGGAGACATCCTTTTTGGATAGATCGCTACGCACACCGTTATTAATTAGTTCTATGACAGGTGGAAGTAAGGCAACCGGTGCTATTAATGCCCGTCTCGCAGAAGCTGCGGAACGTCGTGGTTGGGCACTTGGTGTCGGATCTGTTCGTGCCGCAGTGGAACGAGAAGAATTGGCTGCTACATTCTATGTGCGGGATAAAGCGCCGAGTGTTCCAGTTATAGCAAATCTAGGTGCGGTGCAGTTGAACTACGGATTTGGTCCAGCGGATTGTATGCGTGCTGTCGATATTGCAGGAGCGGACATGCTGGTCTTACATTTGAACGGATTGCAGGAAGTATTTCAACCGGAAGGGAATACGAACTTCGCAAGCCTACTATCACGCATTGAAGAGGTGTGCCGTGAACTCACCATTCCTGTAGGCGTAAAGGAAGTAGGCTGGGGTATTGATGGGGAGACTGCAGCAAGATTATATGACGTAGGGATTGCATTCGTAGACGTGGCAGGTGCCGGGGGTACCTCTTGGAGCCAAGTCGAGAAGTTTCGTAGCCGTGATGCGGTACGCCGCGTAGCTGCGGAAGCTTTTGCGGGGTGGGGAATCCCCACCGCAGAATGTATCGTTGAGGTGCGGGAGAGTTCTCCGCACGGAGGTTTGATCGGTAGCGGTGGACTGCACAATGGTGTGGACGCTGCTAAAGCACTAGCGCTTGGCGCCGATCTTGCGGGGTTTGGCCGTGGCCTACTTGGGCCGGCTGTACAGTCTGAAGATGCATTGGATGAACGCCTCGCAATCGTGGAACAGGAGCTAAGAACAGCGATGTTTGGTATAGGTGCTGTTAATATTGAGGCGCTGCGTAATACACGTCGGCTCGTTCGTGTGAGTTAA